The stretch of DNA TGGTAGGTGTCGGCGACCTGCTTGGTCGACTGATGGTCCGGGGCGACTCCGAAGCGGACGAGCCCGGTCGGGGTGAGCAGCTTCTCGAACACGTCGATGCGCACGTCCAGACCGCGCTGGGCCAGGAGGTGCTGGACGGTGTAGCTGGCCGCTGGTCCGGTTCCGACGACAGCGACGCGCAGCGGTCCCGTCGATCCCTCGGCACTCCACTGTCGGCGGACGGGCCCGGGGTGCGGGACGTGGTCGTAGTCACGGCGCCCGGGTTCGTCGAAGTACGCCGCGTTGAGCTCGACGAACGGCATCGACTCGGGCGGGAGGTCGTAGTCGGGCTCGATCGCGTTGACCGGGCACTCGACCACGCAGGCACCGCAGTCGATGCACCCCTCCGGGTCGATGTAGAGCATCTCCGCGGTCAGATAGTCCGGCTCGTCGGGAGTCGGGTGGATGCAGTTCACCGGGCAGACCGGGACGCAGGCCGCGTCGTTGCAGCACTGCTGGGTGATCACGTGGGTCATGAGAACCTCGAGTTCCGCTCCTCGTCAGCGACGGCACCGGCGAGCGGCTGTCGGCGTACTCGCGATGGAGTGACGCTAGGGCAGCTGGGGTTACGGGTGGCGTTACGCGGCGACGGGCGCCGCAGGCACCGCCGCTCGTCACATGAAGCGGCCCCCGGAGACTTCGAGGGTGGCTCCGGTGACGTAGCTGGCCATCGAGGACCCGAGGTAGACGGCAGCATCGGCGATCTCGGCCGGACGGCCGAGGCGGCCCAGCGGGATGTCCGCCGCCCGGCGGGCGAGGTCGTCCGGGCTGAGCTGTGCCGCCATCGCCGTCTCGATGATGCCCGGCAGGATCGCATTGACCCGGATGCCGTCACCGGCGAGCTCCTTCGCCGCGGCCTTCGTCAGGCCGATGACGCCGGCCTTGGCCGCGCTGTAGTTGGTCTGACCCGCGAGTCCGGCCTTGCCGCCGATGCTCGACATGTTGACGATGGAGCCGCCTCCGGCTGCCCGCAGCGCCGGAGCGGCGTACTTGATCCCGAGCCAGGCACCTTGCAGATGCACGTCGATCAGGTCGCGGAAGTCGGCCAGCGTGGCCTCGTCGAGGGCGCAGTTGCGCAGGATGCCGGCGTTGTTGACCAGGATGTCCAGCCCGCCGAAGGCGGAGACCGTCCTGGCCACCAGCTGCTCCACCGCAACCGGGTCGGCGACATCGCACCCGACACCGATCGCCGCCTCGGTGCCGGAGATGGTGGCGGCGGTGGCGGCTGCCCTGTCTTCGTCGAGGTCGGCGAGCACGACCCGCGCCCCCTGGTCGACGAACGCGCGGGCGATCGCCTCGCCGAGACCCTGGGCGGCACCGGTGACGATGGCGCGCCTGCCTTCGAGCAGCTTCATGTTCTCGTCCTCTCGATCAGTCGCTGGCGGGCAGCGGCTTGGCTTCGCGGAGCTCCAGCGGGGTCGGGCCGTCGCCGAGGGTTCCGGCGCCGGCCTTGGTGACGAGCACCTCGAAGGTGGGGTCGGTCGGGGACGTGTAGCGCTTGCCGATCGCGTTGCCGCTCATCAGCGTCACATCGGCGGCCGCAGCGACCGAGCCGGCGCCGGTCGCGGCGTCGATCGCGACGAGTGGGAGTCCGCCACAGGTCGGCTCCACGGAACCGTCACCGGCACGCACGACGACCACCTCGGTCGCGCAGACCTGGCTGCGCAGGCGCTGGCCGGGGGAGAGCTGGGTCATGTCAGTTTCCTGTCTCGATCGCCTGGGTCAGCTGCGCCAGCACGTCGCGGCGGATCAGCTTGCCCAGCGGGTTGTAGGGGAGCTCGTCCCACACGGTGATGGACTCGGGGGTCTTCGACCCGCGGAGCCGACTCCGCACGTACGCGACGACGGCCTCGGTGTCGATCTCGTGGTGCGGGCGCGCGACGACGACGGCGGCGATGCGCTGGCCCCACTGCTCGTCGGGGAGACCGATCACCGCGGCGTCGGCGATGGCGGGGTGGGTGAGAAGGACCGCCTCGATCTCGCTCGGCGCGATGTTCTCACCGCCTCGGATGATGGTGTCGTCGGTGCGGCCCTCGATGTAGACGTAGCCGTCGGCGTCGATGCTGGCCCGGTCACGGGTGTCGAACCATCCGTCGGGGTCCAGGGCGCTGCCGTGGCCCAGGTACTCGCCGGAGACCTGCGGTCCGCGGACCCACAGCGCACCGGCGACGCCGGGGCCGCACGGCAGGCCGTCCTCGTCGGTGATCCGCAGCTCGACGCCCGGCACCGCGCGTCCGGCCGATCCCAGGCGCATCCGGACCAGGGGATCGTCGGAGTCGAACGCGGCGCGATGATCGGCGGGGCCCAGCACGGTGATCGTCGAGGAGGTCTCGGTCAGGCCGTAGGCGTTGACGAATCCCGCGGTGGGAAAGGCGGCGAGCGCCTGCTCGAGCACGGCGGGGGCGAGGCGCGCGCCTCCGTAGGAGATCGTGCGCAGGGAGGGGACGTCGGCCGCGGATCCGTCGAGGTGCTCGACGATCCGGGCGAGCATGGTCGGCACCACCATCGCCGAGGTGACCCGTTCGCGCCGCACCACGGCCAGCCACTCGGCCGGGTCGAAGTTCGGCAGGAACACCACCCGGCGACCGGCGTAGGCGTTGCTGAGCACGGAGGCGACGCCGGCGACGTGGTACGGCGGCACGCAGACCAGCGCGCACTCCTCGGGCCCCGCGGTGGCGGGCTCCACCGTTTGCAGCACGTAGGAGGCCAGATGGTCGTGCTTGAGCAGCACCCCCTTGGGGGCGCTCGTCGTACCGCTGGTGAAGAGCATGATCGCGGCCGGGTTCGGATTCCCGGCGTGAGCCGAGGTGTCGTGCACCGTCCCGGCCATCTGCAGGAACTCGGGGGTGGTCATCATCGCAACGCCGGCGGGCAGGCGTGCCGCCATGTCGGGGTCGGTCACCACCAGCGGAGCGTCGAGCGCGCCGATCAGCTCGTGCACCTGCTCGTCGGCGAGACGGTAGTTCAGGGGCGTGAGCGGAAGTCCGGCGTAAGCGCACGCGAAGACGGCGAGGCTGAAGGCCGGCCCGTTCAAACCGAGGAAGGCGACGCTGCGTGGTCGACGCTCGCGCAGGCCCGCACCGGCCCACTGCGCGTGCAGCGACCAGGACTCGAACGTCTCCTCGTAGCGCTCCGCGACCAGGGCCGACCGCTCGCCGCACATGGCGGCCGGGAGCTGCAGCAGGACCTCGATGCCCACGTCCTCAGCCGACTTCCGTGAGAAGGATCGCACCCTCCGGGCAGGCGGTCGCTGCGCGTCGAGCGGAGGCGCAGTCCGCCTCGCCGGTGACGGCCGTGCGCAGCGCGACGGCGTACCCCTCGTCATCGGGCTCGAACAGGCCCGGCTCCAGCACGTAGCAACGCCCGTGGCCGGAACACTTCTCCGAGATCTCGATCCCAAGAGACATCTCTTCCACTCCTTGATCTAGACGGGGGCATGGCTGGGCCGGCACCAGCGACCGCTGGGACCGGTGCAGCACGGCCATCCTCGGCGCGGTCGCGTTACGGATCGCATTACCGGCCTGAGGACGGCGTCGGCGGTCGGCCGGGCGTCCGCTGCCCCGTCGGGACCACCTCACGATCCGTAACGGACCGATTAACGAGACCTCGCGGACCGTTGGCCGCTACCTGCCGGATGTGACCGAGGACACGTCGTCGCGACGCGGCAGGCCCACGCAACGGACTACCCGAGTTCAAAGGAGCATCTCATGAGGTCTGCGTTCCCGCGCCAAGTCAGGACCGGAGTGGCCGCGTTCGCGGTACTGGCCGCACTCTCGACCGCCGCCGCCTGCGGTTCGGACAATTCGAGCACCGGCTCGAGCACCGACAAGTCCGGCGGCGCCGACGGGGCCGCTGCTGTCCCGTCCGAGGTCTCGGCGACCGTCGACCAGTTCCGGGGCGAGGCCCAGTTGGGCCTCAAGCCTCTCTCGGCGAAGCCGGCGACCGGCAAGCACGTCATCTTCCTCGCCAATGCGGCGGCGCCCACCACCGTCACGACCGGTGGGTTCTTCCTCGAGGCCGCCAAGACGCTCGGGTGGACGGGGAAGATGGAGAACTACGCGGGTGACCCGGCTTCCCTGGCGACTGCCGTGGACCAGGCGGTGAGCGAGAAGCCCGACGGGATCGTCATCTCGGGTGCTGACCCGAGCTCGTTCTCGAACGCCCTGAAGAAGGCCGGCGCGGCGGGTGTCCCGGTCTTCGTCGGTGGCGCGCCCGCGAAGCCGACCGGGATGGACCAGGGCGGCCTCAGCGGGCTGTCGCTGGGCGAGCAGTACCTCCTGGCCGAGGGCAAGACCAGTGCCGACTGGGTCCTGAAGGACTCCGGGGCCAAGGCGAATGTCGCCATCGTGACCCTGGCCGGCTTCCCCACCCTCCAGGTCGAGGAGAAGGGCTTCACCGACGAGCTGAAGTCGGTGTGCCCGTCCTGCAAGACGAAGACGGTCGAGACCCAGCTCACCGACATCGGCAAGGCGCTGCCCGGCACCGTCGTGTCGACCCTCCAGACCGAGCCCGACATCAACTACGTGTACTTCCCGTACGGCGACATGTCGGTCGGCGTACCGGCCGCGCTGAAGGCGGCGAACCTCAGCCCGAAGCTGGTCACCGCCATCGCCTCGGACAACACCTACGCCGACCTGAAGTCCGGCAAGGCCGTCATGACGCTGTCGACCGCCAGCGAGATCCAGGGCTGGCTCGAGGCCGACCTGGTGGCTCGTTACTACGACACCAAGGCTCCGGTCCTCGACGATGTGACGCCGTTCCGCATCTACGACAAGACCAATGACCAGGCCGACAAGCTCCCGGTCTCCCCGTCCGACTACCAGGACCAGTTCAAGAAGCTCTGGCTCCTCGCCAACTAGTCCGACTCCGCAGGCAGGCCCGTTACCGGGCGGGGCGAAGCCCTTCCGGGCGCCCGGTAACGGCACGGCAAACGCATCCGCGCCGATGGTGGACCCATCGGATGAGACGCGTGTCACATCCACGTCCGCAACCATGAGACCCGAGGGGACTTGATCATGTCGATCACCCACACCCCGCCCGACCTGACCGGTGTCCGGCTCCGCGCCGTGTCCAAGACGTTTCCCGGGACCAAGGCGCTCGACCACGTCGATCTCGACGTCCTGCCGGGCGAGGTGCACGCCCTGGTGGGCCAGAACGGCTCGGGAAAGTCGACCCTGATCAAGATCCTCGCCGGCTTCCACGAGGCGGACCCGGGGTCCACGGCGACGGTGGGCCCGCGCTCGCTCGATCTGGGCGACGCCACCGCGGCCCACGACGTCGGGCTCCGGTTCGTCCACCAGGACCTGGGCCTCGTGCTGACCGAGTCGACGGTCGACAACCTCGCGCTCGGCAGCGGCTACCGGACCTCGCGCGCGGGCCGGATCCGTTGGCGGGCACAGCGCCAACGTGCCAGGGACCTGATGGACACTGTGGGCCATCCGGTCGACATCGACCGTCCGGTCGAGCAGCTCTCCGCCGTCGAGCGGACCGCCGTCGCGATCGCGCGGGCGATGCAGGGATCGGCCGAGTCGATCGCCCTGCTCGTCCTGGACGAGCCCACCGCGACCATGCCGGCCGGCGACGTCGAGATGGTCTACGAGATCGTCCGCCGGGTACGAGCCTCGGGCGCGTCCGTGCTGTACGTCTCCCACCACCTCGACGAGGTCTTTGCCCTCGCCGACCGTGTCACGGTGCTGCGCGATGGCCGTCTGATCGACACGCTCGACGTTGCCGACACCGATCCGCGGGAGCTGGCCGATCTCATGGCCGGTGAGGTCGTCGACGTCGGCGAGCGGGCTCAGCGCGAGCCCGGCCGGCCGGTGCTTGAGATCTCGGGGCTGTCGTGCCGTGTCCTGACCGGCCTCGACCTCACGGTCCACGCCGGCGAGGTCGTCGGCCTGGCAGGGGTCGACGGCTCGGGTCGCGATGAGGTCGGTGGGGCCGTCTTCGGAGGTAGGCCGCGTTCGGGCACCGTCAGGTGCTCCGGGGTGGAGCTGCCCGACGGTCGTCCCGATCTCGCCGTCGCGAACGGAGTCGGCTACGTGCCGGCCGACCGTGTCGCCGCCGGGCTCGTGATGGACATGTCGGTGCGGGAGAACATGACGCTGCCCAGCCTGAGTGACTTCTGGAGAAGGCTGCGGCTGCGCGTGCGTGACGAGCGTGCGGACGCTACCGCGTGGAGCCGCAGGCTCGGCGTGAAGTCGGCCGGCCCCGAGGCACCCATGACGTCGTTGTCGGGCGGGAACCAGCAGAAGGTCGTCCTCGGGAAGTGGCTGAAGACAGGGCCGTCAGCGCTCCTGCTCGAGGAGCCCACCCAGGGAGTCGACGTCGCGGCGAAGGCGGACGTGCACCGCCTGATCGACGAGGCAGCCGCACAGGGTACGGCGATCCTCGTCTGCTCCTCCGACGAGGTCGAGCTCGTCCGCCTCTGCTCCCGCGTGGTGGTCCTCGACCACGGCCGCGTCAGCACCGAACTCACCGGCGCCGCCATCACGCGCGCCGCCATCACCCGGGCGAGCCTCGGCATCGCCGATCCCGGCCCTCATCCCGGCCCTCATCCCGGCCCTCATCCCACGCAGAAGAACGGAGCAGGAGCATGACGCAGAGCGATGTCCGAACCGAGGTTCCCGAGCTTCCCCTCGCTGACGGCTTTGCTCAGGAGCCGAAGCGACGCGGTCGAGGACCGCTCGCCGGCCTGGGGGTCGACCGGTTCAGCGGCCTCTACCTGATGCTGCTGTTGATCGTGGTGTACTCGCTGCTCAAGCCCGACACCTTCTTCACCGTCAACAACTTCCGGATCATCCTCGCCAGCCAGGCGATCACCGGCATCCTCACGCTCGGCCTGATGATCTCCCTCATCTGCGGCATCTTCGATCTCTCCGTCGCGGCGAACATGAGCTTCTCGATCCTCTTCGTCGGCTGGTTGCAGTCGGCCCACGGAGTCAACTGGGTGCTCGCCGTGATCCTCACCGTGCTGGTCGGGGCCCTGATCGGGGTGATCAATGCGGTGGTGGTGACGAAGATGCACGTCGACGCCGTGATCGGGACCCTCGGTGTCTCCTCGGTGCTCGCAGCGGCGACGTACTGGCTGACCAACGGCCAATCGGTGACGACCGGCATCGACCAGCAGTTCACCGACCTGGGCAACGCCAAGTGGCTGACGGTGCCGGCACCGGCGTACATGTTCGCCATCGTCGCGGTGGTGCTCTGGTACCTGCTGAACCACACCCCGACCGGGCGCTACCTCTACGCCGTGGGGTCGAACGCCACCGCTTCGCGTCTCGCCGGGCTGAAGGTGCTGCGGCTGCAGTGGTTCGGCCTGATCGTCTCGGCGGTGCTGGCGAGTTTCGCCGGCGTCGTCTTCACCGCCCAGCTCGGCACGTCGTCGTTCGATGCCGGCGCCCCATTCCTCCTGCCGGCCTTCTCGGCCGCGTTCCTGGGTGCCACCCAGATCCGACCGGGACGGTTCAACGTGGTCGGCACGGTGATCTCGATCTACCTGCTCGCCGTGGGCATCAAGGGACTCGAGCTGCTCTACCCGGGCCGTCCGTGGCTCAACGATCTCTTCGAGGGCCTCGTCCTGATCGTCGCTGTCGGGCTCGCCGCCCGGTCGGCGCGTCGTCGCGCCAAGAACGCATGACCGGCGCAGGCGGGCCCCTCGCCGGCAAGGTCGCCCTCGTCACCGGCGCCGCGAGGGGTCAGGGACGCAGTCACTGCGAGCACCTCGCCGCCGCCGGTGCGGACATCATCGCGATCGACCTGGCGCACCAGCTCGACACCGTGACCTACCCGATGCCCGACGCGCGCGACCTGGCGCAGACGGCAGCCGTCGTCGAGAGCCTCGGTCGACGGATCCACGTCGGGATCGCCGACGTGCGCGATGCCGGCGCGCTGAGCTCGGTGATCGAGGAGGGCGTGCGCGTCCTGGGAGGTCTGGACGTCGTGGTGGCCAACGCCGGCATCTCCGGCTACGGCGGCGTGGGCACCCTGACGCCCGATGCCTGGGACACCATGATCGGGGTGAATCTGACCGGCGTGTGGAACACGGTCAACGCCTCGATCCCGCACATCGAGGCCGGCGGCCGTGGTGGATCGCTCGTGCTGATCAGCTCGGTCGGCGGGCTGAGGGGCATCCCCAACCTGGTGCACTACACCGCGACCAAGCACGCGGTGGTCGGGATGATGCGGACCTTGGCGTTGGAGCATGCGCCGAGCTCGATCCGGGTGAACACCATCCACCCGACGGCCGTCGCGACCGAGATGATCTTCAACGAGGTCACGATGAAGCTCTTCCGGCCCGATCTCGACGAGCCCACCCTCGAGGACGTGCGGGTGGCGTTCGGCGGGAACAACGCGCTGCCGGTGCCGTGGGTGGAGCCGTCGGACGTCAGCAAGGCAGTGCTCTTCCTCGTCTCCGACGATGCCCGCTACATCACCGGGGTCGCGCTGCCGGTCGACGCGGGCGCACTGCTGAAGTAGTCACCCACCGACCGACCCGCCGACGGAGGCGCCGACGATCATCGTCGGCGCCTCCGTCGTATCTCCTCTCAGGAGACCCGCGCCGCCCGCGGCGCCGCCAGCCGCTCGAGCACCTCGTCGATGTCGGTCCCGCGCTGGATGTCGGCACCCAGCCGCATGACGGCCGCCGGTGCGCCGAACCCGACCGCGCCGGTCAGCCGGCCCTCGCGCGAGTACACCGCCACGGTGCGCTCCTTGGGGCCCCAGGAGAGCAGCTGGGTCTCGTCGTCGGGGGCGGGGGAGCCCAGGCCCTGGATCCTGAGGCCGTACTGATCGCTCCACCAGTACGGCGCGGTGGCGGGCTCCACCTCCTGCGCCAGCAGGCGCGCCGCCACGTGGTCGGCCTGCACCGTCGCCGCCGTCCAGTGCTCGCTGCGGTGACCGTCCCAGCGGGCGACGTCACCGACGGCGAAGACTCCGTCCGCGGCCCGGCCGTCGGCGTCGCAGACGACCCCGTCGAGCAGGGTCAGTCCGCTTCCGGCGAGCCATCCGACGTTCGGTACGCCGCCGACCGCCTCGACCACCACGTCGGCCTCGATGCGGTGCTCGCCCGCGCGCAGTCCTCCGTCGGTGTCACGACTGATCCTCACACCCGTGTGCAGGTCGACACCCGCGGACCGGTGCAGGTCGGCCACCACCGCGGAGGTGGTGACGCCCACGACCCGGATCATTGGCCCGTCGAGCACGTCGTGCAGCTCGACGGGGAGTCCCAGTGTGCGAGCGCTGGCAGCGACCTCGCAGCCGATCAGCCCTGCGCCGATGACGGCGACGGAGCGGGCGCCGACCAGTGCGCTTCGCAGTGCTACGGCGTCCGCACGGGTCCGCAGGAGGTGTCCGTCGATGCCGGCGATCCGGCGAGGAACGGACCCGGTCGCCAGCACGACGACGTCGGCTCGGTGGGCGCCTCGCGCTGTCGTGACGACACGGTGTGCGGCGTCGAGCGAGAGCGCCGCCTCGTCGAAGAGCAGGTTGGCCTGCAACGCCGACAGCTCGGTCTGCGAGCGGAGATCGCTCGACACCTCCTCTCCGAGCAGCACCCCCTTGGAGAGCGGAGGGCGGTCGTACGGCGCGACGGCTTCGTCGCCGAGGAGCGTGAGGGCACCCGTGTAGCCGCGAGCTCGCAGCCGTTCCGCCACGGTGAGTCCCGCCAGACCGCTCCCGACGACGATGATGGACTTCGGCTGGTCAGTCATGCGGGTGATGGTGTCGCACCCGGCGTTACCGCGCGCGTGACGTGAATAACGACGCTGATAACGCCGCCGGTGTGACGCTCATCATGCTTCGGTCGCCGATTCGTGGGCGCGCTGAGCGGTGACAGCAGTCGAATGATTTCGAGAGGCAAGACATGGACCAGCAGCTCATCGACCACTTCGTCGAGCACTTCGACCACCACGACCCGCGCCTCGGGGCCGATCCGGACGAGGTGTGCGAGGCGCTCCTGGAGCGGGCGCCGGTGGCCTACAGCGACAAGCACGGTGGCTTCTGGGTCGTATCGGACTACGAGAGCTCCAAGCGGGTCCTCCAGGACGCGAAGGTCTTCACCAGCGAGGAGGGCGTTCGGGTGCCGAGGGGCGAGGACACCCCGCCGCTTCCGCCGATCGAGATGGACCCGCCGCTGCACAGCAAGTTCCGCAGCATCCTGGCCCCGGCGTTCTCGCCGCGCAGCATCAACGCGTTGGAGCCCAGGATCCGGGCGCTGACCAACGACCTGATCGACGCGTTCGAGGCGTCGGGCTCCTGCGACTTCGTGGAGGATCTCGCCGCCCCGCTCCCGACCGGGATCTTCACCCAGATCATGGGGCTTCCGATCGAGGACGCTCCGCGGTTCTATGCCTGGAAGAACGTCATCCTGCACGAGTCGCGGACCGACGAGGACTACGAGTCGGCGGCCAGGGCGACGGGCGAGGTGATGGCATACCTGAAGCAGATCCTCGACGAACGCCGGGTGAACCCGCAGGACGACATCGCCACGCAGATCGTCCAGGCGGAGGGTGCCGGCGAGAGCATCACCGAGGAGGAGCTGGTGCGGATGGCCTTCCTGCTCTTCCTGGGTGGCCTGGACACCGTCACCGCAGCCTTGAGCCTGACCTTCACCTACCTCGCCACGCACCCCGACGACCGCGACCGGCTGGTCAAGGATCCCGATCTCATCCCGACCGCCATCGAGGAGTTCCTGCGCCGCGATGCCGTCATTCTGATCGGGCGGGTGGCCCGGGAGGACGTCGAGGTCGGTGGACAGCAGATGAAGGCGGGCGACCGCATCCTGGTCAACACCATCGCGGCCAACCGCGACGGCGCCCAGTTCGCGGACGCGGATGAGGTGCAGCTCGACCGGGAGGCCAACCGGCACGTCACCTTCGGCCTCGGCCCCCACCGGTGCGTGGGCTCGCACCTGGCCCGGCTCGAGATGCAGGTGGTCCTCGAGGAGTTCCACCGCCGGATCCCGACGTACCGGCTCGCCGAGGGGTTCACCCCGACCCGTCACATGAACCAGGTCGCCGGCGTCGAAGAGCTCCGGCTCGCTTGGTAGCCGTGCCGGCGGTCGGGTCGGTCCGAGACGCCCGACCACCGGTCGGTCGTCCCTCGGCCGGAAGCGTGGAGGTCCAGGGAGCCACCGTGAGGTGGACGCGGTGGCCCTCGCCGGCGCCGCGACCGGGGAGACCCGGTTCTCGCGAGACCCTCGTCCTCATCCATGGCGCCGCGGCGCACAGCGGGTGGTGGAGCGGGGTCGCTCCGATCCTTGCGGAGCGCCGGCCCGTGGTGACGCTCGACCTGAGCGGTCATGGGGCCAGTGACCATCGGTCGTGGTACGACGGTGACGTCTGGGCCGCCGAGGTGGCAGCGGTCGTCGACCGGACCGCAGGCGGGAGCGCCGTGCTCGTCGGCCACAGCATGGGCGGCCTGGTCGCCATCGCGACGGCGGCACGGACCCCTGAAGCGGTCGCCGGGCTGGTCATCGTCGATACCCGCCTGCCGCTGCGACGACCGCCGGGGCTGCCTCCGCTGTCAGCGCCGGTCCGGCTCTTCGCCTCGCCGGAGGAGGCCCTCGCGCGCTTCCGGCTGTTGCCGGCCGAGACCAGCGCGGAGCCGCGACTCCTCGACGCCGTCGCGCGAGCAGGCCTCGGCGAGACCGCCGGTGGCTGGCGCTGGCGCCACCACCCGCGAGCACGGCACCGCTTCACCACCGACAGGGTGCGCCGCGACCTCGCCGCGGTCTCGGCACCCATCGGCTACGTCTACGGCGACCGCAGCACCATGGGTGGCCCGGACTCCCTGGCGTGGCTCGAGGAGGTCCAGGGGCGTCGCATCGAGCGGGGGGTCGTTCCCGGCGCCTACCACCACGTGCCCCTGGACAGGCCGGTCGACTGCGCCGACGAGGTGGAGTCGGTGGTCAACCGCCTGAGGGTGCGACGGTAACGCGGTGGATAACGTGACCTTCGTAACTTCGGGGGCATGCGGATCAGTGCAGCGATAACCCAGGGTGCCGACTCCAGCTTCGAGATCCAGGAGGTCGAGCTCGACGAGCCCCGTCCCGACGAAGTGCTGGTACGCACGGTGGCGGTCGGACTGTGCCACAGCGACCTGAGCGCGCGGGGGATCTTCCCCGACGGCGCGGTGCTCGGGCATGAGGGGGCGGGTGTGGTGGAGGCCGTCGGATCGGCGGTCACGAGCCTGCAGGTCGGTGACCACGTCGTGATGAGCTTCGACAACTGTGGCCACTGCAAGCCATGCCTGCAGGGTCGGCCGTACCGCTGTCTGAACTTCGCCCCGATGAACTTCGGCGGCGTGCGGCCCGACGGCTCGCACGCGATCCACGTGGGTGGCGCGCCGGTCGGCGGCAACTTCTTCGGCCAGTCCTCCTTCGCCACGCACTGTCTCACCACGGAGCGCAACGCCGTCAAGGTCGACCCTGCACTGCCCCTGGAGGTGTTGGCACCGCTGGGCTGCGGTGTCATCACGGGCGCGGGGACGGTCCTCAACGCGCTGCGCCCGGAGGCCGGCTCCTCGCTGGTCGTCACCGGGGTCGGCGCGGTCGGCCTGAGTGCTCTGCTCGGCGCTGTCGTGTCCCGGGTCGGAACCCTGATCGCCGTCGATGTCGTTCCCGCCCGGCTCGAGCTCGCTCGCAAGCTCGGCGCGACCCACGTCATCGACGGTCGCGACGCGGATGTCGCCGAGCAGATCCGCGAGATCACGGGCGGTGGAGCGGACTACGTGGTGGAGACGAGCGGGGTTCCCTCCGTCGTCCGCACCGCCGTGACGTCGGTTCCCGAGGGCGGCTCGGTGGCGCTCGTCGGGATCGCCGACACCGCCGGCGAGCTCACCCTGGGGCACTACGACCTGATCATGGGACGGTCGGTGTTCGGCGTCACCGAGGGGAACTCGGTGCCGAAGCTGTTCATCCCGCGCCTCATCCAGCTCTGGCAGGACGGGCTCTTCCCGGTCGACGAGCTGATCCGGACCTACCGGTTCGCCGAGATCAACCAGGCGGTCTCCGACTCCCTGGACGGCACGGCGTGCAAGGCGGTCCTGACCTTCTGAGGCGGTGAGCGACCGGCTCGTGCGGCGTCGCATCGCAGGGCGGAGCCGGTGGCCGGGTGGCCGGGTGGCCGTCGCCGATCGCACGCGTGGCGCCCTAC from Nocardioides sp. BP30 encodes:
- a CDS encoding NAD(P)/FAD-dependent oxidoreductase: MTDQPKSIIVVGSGLAGLTVAERLRARGYTGALTLLGDEAVAPYDRPPLSKGVLLGEEVSSDLRSQTELSALQANLLFDEAALSLDAAHRVVTTARGAHRADVVVLATGSVPRRIAGIDGHLLRTRADAVALRSALVGARSVAVIGAGLIGCEVAASARTLGLPVELHDVLDGPMIRVVGVTTSAVVADLHRSAGVDLHTGVRISRDTDGGLRAGEHRIEADVVVEAVGGVPNVGWLAGSGLTLLDGVVCDADGRAADGVFAVGDVARWDGHRSEHWTAATVQADHVAARLLAQEVEPATAPYWWSDQYGLRIQGLGSPAPDDETQLLSWGPKERTVAVYSREGRLTGAVGFGAPAAVMRLGADIQRGTDIDEVLERLAAPRAARVS
- a CDS encoding cytochrome P450, whose product is MDQQLIDHFVEHFDHHDPRLGADPDEVCEALLERAPVAYSDKHGGFWVVSDYESSKRVLQDAKVFTSEEGVRVPRGEDTPPLPPIEMDPPLHSKFRSILAPAFSPRSINALEPRIRALTNDLIDAFEASGSCDFVEDLAAPLPTGIFTQIMGLPIEDAPRFYAWKNVILHESRTDEDYESAARATGEVMAYLKQILDERRVNPQDDIATQIVQAEGAGESITEEELVRMAFLLFLGGLDTVTAALSLTFTYLATHPDDRDRLVKDPDLIPTAIEEFLRRDAVILIGRVAREDVEVGGQQMKAGDRILVNTIAANRDGAQFADADEVQLDREANRHVTFGLGPHRCVGSHLARLEMQVVLEEFHRRIPTYRLAEGFTPTRHMNQVAGVEELRLAW
- a CDS encoding alpha/beta fold hydrolase, which encodes MRWTRWPSPAPRPGRPGSRETLVLIHGAAAHSGWWSGVAPILAERRPVVTLDLSGHGASDHRSWYDGDVWAAEVAAVVDRTAGGSAVLVGHSMGGLVAIATAARTPEAVAGLVIVDTRLPLRRPPGLPPLSAPVRLFASPEEALARFRLLPAETSAEPRLLDAVARAGLGETAGGWRWRHHPRARHRFTTDRVRRDLAAVSAPIGYVYGDRSTMGGPDSLAWLEEVQGRRIERGVVPGAYHHVPLDRPVDCADEVESVVNRLRVRR
- a CDS encoding NAD(P)-dependent alcohol dehydrogenase; the protein is MRISAAITQGADSSFEIQEVELDEPRPDEVLVRTVAVGLCHSDLSARGIFPDGAVLGHEGAGVVEAVGSAVTSLQVGDHVVMSFDNCGHCKPCLQGRPYRCLNFAPMNFGGVRPDGSHAIHVGGAPVGGNFFGQSSFATHCLTTERNAVKVDPALPLEVLAPLGCGVITGAGTVLNALRPEAGSSLVVTGVGAVGLSALLGAVVSRVGTLIAVDVVPARLELARKLGATHVIDGRDADVAEQIREITGGGADYVVETSGVPSVVRTAVTSVPEGGSVALVGIADTAGELTLGHYDLIMGRSVFGVTEGNSVPKLFIPRLIQLWQDGLFPVDELIRTYRFAEINQAVSDSLDGTACKAVLTF